The Vibrio tubiashii ATCC 19109 genome has a segment encoding these proteins:
- a CDS encoding pyridoxal phosphate-dependent class III aminotransferase, producing the protein MSTAFEVDNTVMNTVVATPFSTQIPVLEGIYDLTPDQILLDQEQHESEVRSYPRRLPIAIKQAYGALVEDTRGQLFLDCLAGAGTLALGYNHPEINQALIAQLDSGLPYQTLDIATQAKTHFIKTVKEFLPQELAGDCVIQFCGPSGADAVEAAIKLAKQTTGRNTMFAFRGAYHGMTNGTMGMMGNLGTKARRTGLMSDVHFMPFPYNLRCPFGLGGDEGAKASIRYIERLLHDDEAGIMKPAAIVVEPVQGEGGVVPAPAFWLKELRRICDEHGILLIFDEIQCGVGKSGYNFAFEEAGIVPDILCLSKAIGGGMPMSLLVINKQHDTWKPGEHTGTFRGNQLAMVSGAKALEIIQRDNLVEHANIAGQYLRHGLEAIQSRVNCIAEVRGKGLMLGVEIRKPGNDLNKFGEPVSDGELTLKIQRAALERGLMVEKGGRDGSVIRFLPPLIISFEQIDFALRVLEEAIIVAGGSHLDSQEGNAAWKQHFVQTGESGSDEFAKAMNHTTAKMKAVFEQIGAPYSGLEPKQLEQAINAVDLDNKNASLIDVIGETADLVAKNSIIVQHPDCIAHLHTPPLMPSIVAEAMIAALNQSMDSWDQASAATYVEQKVIDWMCEKYELGAQADGIFTSGGTQSNLMGLLLARDWIADKLDSHSIQKLGLPEYASKLRILCSKKSHFTVQKSASLLGLGESSVCCVDANPNGTIKVDALKVEMEALKSQGLIPFAVVGTAGTTDHGAIDDLASIADIAEQNALWFHVDSAYGGALILSSHKSRLAGIERADSVSVDFHKLFYQTISCGAVLLKDKANFKYLLHHADYLNREHDELPNLVDKSIATTKRFDALKVFMTMQSVGPETLGKMYDHLLEQTLQVADLIESDSAFELLAQPSLSTVLFRVCDSQTNDLDELNKTLRLQALTRGIAVLGETVVNDKSALKFTILNPCLKISDFESLLNKIKNLASELAK; encoded by the coding sequence ATGAGCACAGCCTTTGAAGTCGATAACACAGTGATGAACACTGTTGTCGCAACTCCTTTTTCAACTCAGATTCCAGTTTTGGAAGGAATCTACGATCTGACTCCAGATCAGATCCTACTAGACCAAGAACAACATGAATCTGAAGTTCGCTCTTATCCACGACGCCTGCCTATTGCCATTAAACAGGCCTACGGTGCGCTTGTTGAAGACACTCGTGGTCAATTATTTTTAGACTGTCTCGCTGGCGCAGGCACTCTGGCGCTGGGATATAACCACCCAGAAATCAATCAAGCGTTAATAGCTCAGCTAGACAGTGGCTTACCGTACCAAACGCTTGATATCGCGACCCAAGCAAAAACGCACTTCATCAAAACTGTAAAAGAGTTTTTGCCACAAGAGTTGGCCGGCGATTGTGTCATTCAGTTTTGTGGGCCTTCTGGTGCAGACGCCGTTGAAGCCGCGATTAAGCTCGCAAAGCAAACTACAGGTAGAAACACCATGTTTGCTTTCCGTGGCGCATACCACGGCATGACAAACGGCACCATGGGCATGATGGGTAATCTAGGCACTAAGGCACGTCGAACTGGCCTAATGTCTGACGTTCACTTTATGCCGTTCCCATATAACTTGCGCTGCCCATTTGGTTTAGGCGGTGACGAGGGTGCCAAAGCTAGCATTCGCTACATTGAACGTCTATTGCACGATGATGAAGCGGGTATCATGAAACCAGCGGCTATCGTTGTTGAACCTGTACAAGGTGAGGGAGGGGTTGTTCCAGCTCCCGCTTTCTGGCTTAAAGAACTACGCCGTATCTGTGATGAGCATGGAATCTTGCTGATTTTTGATGAGATTCAATGTGGTGTCGGCAAATCAGGCTATAACTTTGCATTCGAAGAAGCAGGCATTGTTCCCGATATTCTATGTCTGTCGAAAGCGATTGGCGGCGGTATGCCAATGTCTTTGCTCGTGATTAACAAGCAGCACGACACATGGAAACCGGGCGAGCATACTGGAACATTCCGTGGTAACCAGTTAGCGATGGTTTCTGGTGCAAAAGCGCTAGAAATTATCCAACGCGACAACTTAGTTGAGCACGCCAATATTGCTGGCCAGTATCTACGTCACGGTCTCGAAGCGATTCAGTCACGAGTCAACTGTATCGCAGAAGTACGTGGCAAGGGTTTGATGCTTGGTGTTGAAATTCGCAAGCCGGGTAATGACCTGAACAAGTTTGGTGAGCCTGTCTCGGACGGTGAACTCACATTGAAAATCCAACGCGCTGCGTTAGAACGTGGTCTGATGGTTGAAAAAGGTGGACGTGACGGTTCAGTGATCCGTTTTCTACCGCCATTGATTATCTCTTTCGAGCAAATTGATTTTGCTCTGCGGGTGCTTGAAGAAGCGATTATTGTCGCGGGTGGTAGCCATCTTGATTCACAAGAGGGCAACGCTGCGTGGAAGCAACATTTCGTTCAAACAGGTGAGTCTGGCAGTGATGAATTCGCCAAAGCCATGAATCATACTACGGCGAAAATGAAAGCGGTGTTTGAGCAAATTGGGGCGCCATATTCTGGTTTAGAACCTAAGCAGCTTGAGCAGGCAATCAACGCTGTTGATCTCGATAATAAAAACGCTTCGTTGATTGACGTGATTGGTGAGACGGCAGACTTAGTTGCCAAGAACTCAATCATAGTGCAGCACCCTGACTGTATTGCGCATCTTCACACGCCACCATTGATGCCTTCGATTGTCGCTGAGGCGATGATCGCTGCGCTAAACCAATCAATGGACTCTTGGGATCAAGCATCCGCAGCCACTTACGTTGAACAGAAAGTGATTGACTGGATGTGCGAGAAGTATGAGTTGGGTGCTCAAGCAGACGGTATCTTCACCAGTGGTGGAACCCAGAGTAACCTGATGGGACTACTGCTCGCGCGCGATTGGATTGCAGATAAGCTTGATTCACATTCGATTCAAAAGCTAGGTTTACCGGAATACGCGAGTAAGTTGCGTATCCTGTGCTCGAAGAAATCTCACTTTACAGTGCAAAAATCTGCTTCTTTGCTCGGTTTAGGTGAAAGCTCAGTTTGCTGTGTCGATGCCAACCCGAATGGAACCATCAAGGTTGACGCCTTAAAGGTTGAAATGGAGGCATTGAAGTCGCAGGGTCTAATACCGTTTGCTGTAGTGGGTACTGCGGGCACAACCGATCACGGTGCGATTGATGATTTAGCATCCATTGCTGATATCGCTGAGCAAAATGCATTGTGGTTCCACGTTGACAGTGCTTACGGCGGAGCTTTGATTCTAAGCAGCCATAAGTCACGTTTAGCGGGTATTGAGCGAGCAGATTCAGTTAGCGTTGACTTCCATAAGTTGTTCTATCAAACAATCAGTTGTGGTGCAGTACTGCTCAAAGACAAAGCGAACTTTAAGTACCTTCTTCATCATGCTGATTATCTCAATCGCGAACATGATGAACTGCCTAATTTAGTCGATAAGTCGATTGCGACGACCAAGCGTTTTGATGCATTGAAAGTCTTTATGACGATGCAAAGCGTAGGTCCAGAGACGTTGGGCAAAATGTATGACCATCTTCTTGAGCAGACACTACAAGTGGCGGATCTGATTGAAAGTGATTCGGCGTTTGAGTTACTCGCGCAGCCTTCACTATCGACTGTGCTGTTTAGAGTTTGTGACTCGCAAACTAACGATTTAGATGAATTGAATAAGACTCTAAGACTGCAGGCCCTGACTCGTGGCATTGCCGTACTTGGCGAAACAGTAGTGAATGATAAGTCGGCGCTTAAATTTACTATTCTAAACCCTTGCTTGAAGATTTCTGACTTTGAGTCTTTATTAAACAAAATCAAAAATTTAGCTTCTGAGCTAGCGAAATAA
- a CDS encoding VCBS domain-containing protein yields MNAKSLAPFMLASTTVVIDINGEIRELVPGEVPGPGEVIVVLGQGATAATEPQIEAQLIGDGGENFDLNLDNEIASIIEQIEEGVDPTQNEDFATAAGGQNGSSPTGTGDIERTGSETLAETQFDTSGLESQGLSETQSLSLLDLVAQAVFVGDDAVTVFETDVPWVITGTVVATETDVPTFVPQDGVAGDNGTFSIDADGNWTYVANSAFDELNIGDSLVDVFPIESTDGTVGSVTVTINGTNDLPQFVATDDFVPGGSEGEEQLSTFAFEDGVYSFDIPENTTAGVAIGQVAATDPDNDVLIFSISTNIQNEGGEDLFAIDPDSGIITLTAAGAASFVNDFEILENVHNIVVTVTEGDGIGEPQSVDVDVIFTELNEDDNAPVFEDTDEGGAYNFEYDENSTDDYVIGTVSATDADGENVTYSIKTNVFNDAEEPLFEIDSVTGEISLTAAGVAAFTNDYELAENEHSIVVTATEDDGLGPVKTTDVTVNLDEVNLDDNAPVFEGTDEGGEYNFEYDENSTDDYVIGTVSASDADGENVTYSIKTNVFNDAEEPLFEIDSVTGEISLTAAGVAAFTNDYELAENEHSIVVTATEDEGFGTVKTTDVTVNLDEVNLDDNAPVFEGTDEGGEYNFVYNENSTDDYVIGTVSATDADGENVTYSIKTNVFNDAEEPLFEIDSVTGEISLTAAGVAAFTNDYELAENEHSIVVTATEDEGFGPVKTTDVTVNLDEVNLDDNAPVFEGTDEGGEYNFEYDENSTDDYVIGTVNASDADGENVTYSIKTNVLNEAEEPLFEIDSVTGEISLTAAGVAAFTNDYELAENEHSIVVTATEDEGLGPVKTTDVTVNLDEVNLDDNAPVFEGTDEGGEYNFVYNENSTDDYVIGTVSATDADGENVTYSIKTNVFNDAEEPLFEIDSVTGEISLTAAGVAAFTNDYELAENEHSIVVTATEDEGFGPVKTTDVTVNLDEVNLDDNAPIFEGTDEGGEYNFEYDENSTDDYVIGTVSASDADGENVTYSIKTNVFNDAEEPLFEIDSVTGEISLTAAGVAAFTNDYELAENEHSIVVTATEDEGLGPVKTTDVTVNLDEINLDDNAPVFVPNDGDQYAFSYFENNTEDYVIGTVSATDADGEDVTYSIKTNIFNDADEPLFEINPTNGNISLTVAGVLAFTNNFEALANVHTLVVTATEVDGFGIQKSTDIDVELSELNVNELPVSEDFDVDAGDAIFVPIIFDSDDEDLDHISDEDDDFNGVELNVMITSLPQYGTLLYTDDFGETRVLTEADLHVWGDAIDPAKLFDPDNFTYVPGPGDPFEIGYSGDPDDIVLDDDGFYNWGEWVSDTERLITLDNGNTIGISITDNNDKPLKQYTGDKPHVGWGIGDTDGNGMNKKETLIVDLSDNPLDVVTFGLDGMGGAFNTNSNVYVEVTYTFADGTTHVEQYQKDEGDVGNKKILYDFSYSSPDNPIVQMELSSTGSNWELRYLSGTQDITEDVTFDYVAVDSDLAVSNESTVTIDVSESPEYEVLSAAEGDDLDAELGNQVMLGDENDNVFVWLDATLDNGTDVVDNFDLGSDLIDLRGILEEDDNVLVGDLIDSISAEVDGEDIVMTVTDEGREQTIILEGVTNAFEDAGLVENNSITSELEMLTQVLKTDAA; encoded by the coding sequence ATGAATGCGAAAAGTCTAGCACCGTTTATGTTGGCTAGTACAACAGTAGTAATTGACATCAACGGTGAGATTAGAGAATTGGTTCCAGGAGAGGTACCAGGGCCTGGAGAAGTCATTGTCGTTTTGGGACAGGGAGCCACCGCCGCAACCGAGCCGCAGATAGAAGCTCAGCTTATAGGTGATGGAGGTGAGAACTTCGATCTTAACTTGGACAATGAAATAGCTTCGATCATCGAACAAATCGAAGAAGGTGTCGACCCAACTCAAAATGAAGACTTCGCGACCGCAGCCGGAGGACAAAATGGGTCGAGTCCAACAGGGACTGGAGACATCGAGCGAACTGGATCTGAAACACTAGCGGAAACTCAATTTGATACATCAGGCCTTGAGTCTCAAGGCCTTTCTGAAACGCAGAGCCTCTCTCTACTCGATCTAGTGGCGCAGGCCGTCTTTGTTGGAGATGATGCGGTTACCGTGTTTGAAACGGATGTTCCTTGGGTTATTACTGGTACGGTTGTCGCAACAGAAACTGATGTTCCAACCTTTGTTCCTCAAGATGGTGTCGCGGGTGATAACGGTACATTTTCTATTGATGCCGATGGTAATTGGACCTATGTAGCGAACAGCGCTTTTGATGAACTCAATATCGGTGATTCTCTCGTTGACGTATTCCCTATTGAATCTACTGACGGCACAGTTGGCAGTGTTACAGTGACGATTAACGGTACCAATGATCTTCCTCAATTTGTCGCGACAGATGATTTTGTCCCAGGTGGCAGTGAAGGGGAAGAGCAGCTTTCTACGTTTGCATTTGAAGATGGTGTTTACAGTTTTGATATACCGGAAAACACCACGGCGGGAGTTGCCATTGGACAAGTGGCAGCGACTGACCCAGATAACGATGTTCTTATTTTCAGCATTTCGACAAATATTCAAAACGAAGGTGGAGAAGACCTATTTGCCATTGACCCAGATAGCGGGATTATTACCCTGACAGCGGCAGGTGCTGCGTCTTTTGTGAATGATTTTGAAATTCTTGAAAACGTCCACAATATCGTGGTCACTGTCACTGAAGGGGACGGAATTGGTGAGCCACAATCTGTTGATGTTGATGTGATATTTACTGAGCTCAATGAAGATGATAATGCACCAGTTTTCGAAGACACTGACGAGGGAGGAGCGTATAACTTCGAATACGATGAAAACTCAACCGATGACTACGTGATTGGCACCGTCAGTGCGACGGATGCGGATGGTGAAAACGTTACTTACAGCATTAAAACCAATGTGTTCAACGATGCCGAAGAGCCATTGTTTGAGATTGACTCAGTCACCGGTGAGATCAGCTTAACTGCAGCAGGTGTTGCTGCGTTCACTAACGACTATGAGTTAGCCGAAAATGAACACAGTATTGTGGTTACGGCGACGGAGGATGACGGTCTAGGGCCAGTTAAAACTACTGATGTCACGGTTAATCTGGATGAGGTTAATCTTGATGATAACGCTCCTGTATTTGAAGGCACCGATGAAGGCGGTGAATACAACTTTGAATATGATGAAAACTCAACCGACGATTATGTGATTGGTACAGTCAGCGCGAGTGATGCGGACGGTGAAAACGTTACTTACAGCATTAAAACCAATGTGTTTAATGATGCTGAAGAGCCACTATTCGAAATCGATTCAGTCACGGGTGAAATTAGCTTAACCGCGGCTGGAGTTGCCGCGTTCACTAACGACTACGAGTTAGCCGAAAATGAACATAGCATAGTGGTCACCGCGACGGAAGATGAAGGCTTTGGTACGGTCAAAACCACCGATGTCACGGTTAATTTGGATGAAGTTAACCTTGATGATAACGCTCCGGTATTCGAAGGCACCGATGAAGGTGGCGAATATAACTTTGTATACAACGAAAACTCAACTGATGATTATGTGATCGGCACTGTCAGTGCGACAGATGCGGACGGTGAAAATGTCACTTACAGCATTAAAACTAATGTGTTTAATGATGCTGAAGAGCCATTATTCGAAATCGATTCAGTCACTGGTGAAATCAGCTTAACCGCGGCTGGTGTTGCAGCCTTCACCAACGACTACGAGTTGGCCGAAAATGAACACAGCATTGTGGTTACGGCGACAGAAGATGAGGGCTTTGGTCCGGTTAAAACCACGGATGTCACGGTTAATCTGGATGAGGTTAATCTTGATGATAATGCTCCGGTATTTGAAGGCACCGATGAAGGCGGTGAATACAACTTCGAATACGATGAAAACTCAACCGATGACTATGTCATTGGTACAGTCAATGCAAGTGATGCGGATGGCGAAAACGTTACCTATAGCATTAAAACCAATGTGTTAAATGAGGCTGAAGAGCCGTTATTCGAAATCGATTCAGTCACTGGTGAAATCAGTTTAACTGCCGCTGGCGTTGCCGCGTTCACCAACGACTACGAGCTGGCAGAAAATGAGCACAGCATCGTGGTCACGGCGACCGAAGATGAAGGTTTGGGTCCAGTCAAAACCACCGATGTCACGGTTAATCTGGATGAAGTTAACCTTGATGATAACGCACCTGTATTCGAAGGCACCGATGAAGGTGGCGAATATAACTTTGTATACAACGAAAACTCAACTGATGATTATGTGATTGGCACCGTCAGTGCGACAGATGCGGACGGTGAAAATGTCACTTACAGCATTAAAACTAATGTGTTTAATGATGCTGAAGAGCCATTATTCGAAATCGATTCAGTCACTGGTGAAATCAGCTTAACCGCGGCTGGTGTTGCTGCGTTCACCAACGACTACGAGCTAGCAGAGAATGAACATAGCATCGTGGTCACCGCGACAGAAGACGAAGGTTTCGGCCCAGTCAAAACCACCGATGTCACGGTTAATCTTGATGAAGTTAATCTTGATGACAATGCGCCAATATTTGAAGGTACCGATGAAGGCGGTGAATACAACTTCGAATACGATGAAAACTCAACCGATGACTATGTGATTGGCACCGTCAGCGCCTCTGATGCAGATGGGGAAAATGTCACTTACAGCATTAAAACTAATGTGTTTAATGATGCTGAAGAGCCATTGTTTGAAATCGATTCAGTCACCGGCGAAATTAGCTTAACAGCGGCTGGCGTCGCCGCGTTCACCAACGACTACGAGTTAGCCGAAAACGAACACAGCATTGTGGTTACGGCAACAGAAGACGAGGGCTTGGGTCCAGTCAAAACCACTGATGTGACTGTCAATCTTGATGAAATCAACCTAGATGACAATGCACCAGTATTTGTTCCAAACGACGGCGACCAGTATGCGTTCTCCTACTTTGAGAACAATACAGAAGACTATGTGATTGGTACTGTCTCTGCGACGGATGCAGACGGTGAGGATGTCACCTACAGCATCAAAACAAATATTTTCAATGACGCTGACGAGCCGCTATTTGAGATTAACCCAACCAACGGGAACATAAGTCTAACAGTAGCAGGGGTGTTGGCATTTACCAACAATTTCGAAGCGTTAGCCAATGTACATACCCTTGTTGTAACCGCCACCGAAGTTGATGGTTTTGGGATTCAGAAATCAACAGACATAGATGTTGAGTTGAGTGAGCTCAATGTCAATGAACTTCCGGTTTCCGAAGACTTCGACGTTGATGCGGGTGATGCGATCTTTGTGCCTATCATCTTCGACTCTGATGATGAGGACCTCGATCATATCTCGGATGAGGATGATGACTTCAATGGCGTTGAGCTTAACGTAATGATTACCTCGCTTCCGCAGTACGGTACCTTACTTTATACCGATGATTTTGGTGAAACTCGTGTACTGACTGAAGCAGACCTCCATGTTTGGGGAGATGCAATTGATCCCGCTAAGCTGTTTGACCCTGATAACTTTACTTATGTACCAGGCCCCGGTGACCCATTTGAGATTGGTTACAGTGGTGATCCAGACGACATAGTGTTAGATGATGATGGTTTCTACAATTGGGGTGAATGGGTAAGCGATACCGAGCGACTCATTACATTGGATAACGGCAACACGATAGGAATTTCTATTACTGACAACAACGACAAACCATTAAAACAATATACTGGAGATAAGCCACATGTTGGTTGGGGTATTGGTGATACCGATGGTAATGGGATGAACAAGAAAGAAACTTTGATTGTTGATCTTAGCGACAACCCACTTGATGTGGTGACTTTCGGCTTAGATGGTATGGGGGGCGCTTTCAACACTAACAGTAACGTCTATGTTGAGGTGACCTATACCTTTGCAGACGGCACAACCCATGTGGAACAGTACCAGAAAGATGAAGGTGATGTCGGTAATAAGAAAATTCTATACGATTTCAGTTACTCATCGCCCGATAATCCAATTGTACAGATGGAATTGAGTTCAACAGGAAGCAACTGGGAGCTGAGATACCTATCTGGTACCCAAGATATTACTGAAGATGTAACATTCGACTATGTTGCGGTCGACTCAGATTTAGCTGTTAGTAATGAATCAACGGTTACCATTGATGTATCAGAATCACCAGAGTATGAGGTGTTATCGGCGGCTGAAGGGGATGATTTGGATGCCGAACTAGGTAATCAAGTCATGCTAGGTGATGAAAACGACAATGTATTTGTCTGGCTGGATGCAACTCTCGATAACGGAACTGACGTCGTCGACAACTTTGATTTAGGCAGTGACTTGATAGACTTGAGAGGCATTTTAGAAGAAGACGATAATGTCTTAGTCGGTGACTTAATTGACTCTATTAGTGCTGAAGTCGATGGCGAAGACATTGTTATGACAGTGACTGATGAAGGTAGAGAGCAGACCATTATCCTTGAAGGAGTGACCAACGCATTTGAAGATGCGGGACTCGTTGAAAACAACTCAATTACCAGTGAGTTAGAAATGTTAACTCAAGTGCTCAAGACAGATGCAGCGTAA
- a CDS encoding TolC family outer membrane protein: protein MNLKKSLIASCVVLASFTASSQTLEQAVAITLATNPELKSTFNEFKSAVKQADAAGGAYLPSLDLDAGIGYEGINPAESTGRSDSDLTRKEATLSLTQLLWDGNATLNDMDRTAADAESVRFQLLSDASDLALRVTQVYLDAVKATEILALSESNLAVHKEIYRDIQRRADSGIGSTADVSQVEARIAKAHGNLLAAQNNLVDTHTQFTRLVGQQPLGLIYPRADETKLPLSLQDALVEAYEKHPVIKVSQVDVDSARFQYKQSKGNYYPTFSIEASQTWRDDAGGDRGSSDETLAMLRMRYNLYNGGSDSDLSERAAYQLNQAKDLRDNAFRQVEESLRLSWSALDLTLQQKNFLADHVDSASETVIAYEKQYRIGQRTLLDLLNTENELFEARKDYLDAHYAEQYAKYRVMNATGNLLDALLVDTPEEWTERVEY from the coding sequence TTGAACCTGAAAAAGTCACTTATCGCTAGTTGTGTGGTTCTTGCGAGCTTCACTGCTTCCTCGCAAACATTGGAGCAGGCAGTCGCAATTACACTCGCTACCAACCCAGAACTAAAGAGCACCTTCAACGAGTTTAAAAGTGCAGTTAAACAGGCCGACGCTGCAGGCGGAGCTTATCTGCCTAGCTTGGACCTAGATGCAGGTATTGGATATGAAGGTATAAATCCAGCAGAATCGACCGGGAGAAGTGATTCTGATCTAACTAGAAAAGAAGCAACCCTTAGCCTTACCCAACTCTTATGGGACGGTAATGCCACTCTTAACGATATGGACAGAACCGCGGCTGATGCCGAATCCGTTCGATTCCAACTTTTATCAGACGCCTCAGATCTCGCGCTTCGTGTCACTCAAGTTTACCTTGATGCTGTAAAAGCAACTGAGATACTCGCGCTTTCGGAAAGTAACCTAGCCGTTCACAAAGAGATTTACCGCGATATTCAGCGCCGTGCTGACTCAGGAATAGGCTCTACTGCAGATGTATCGCAAGTAGAAGCTCGTATAGCGAAAGCTCACGGGAATCTCCTTGCAGCTCAAAACAATCTTGTTGATACCCATACGCAGTTCACGCGTTTAGTCGGGCAACAGCCACTGGGATTAATCTATCCAAGAGCGGATGAAACTAAGCTGCCCCTTTCTTTACAAGATGCGCTCGTCGAGGCTTATGAAAAGCACCCCGTAATCAAGGTCTCTCAAGTCGATGTTGATTCCGCACGCTTTCAGTACAAACAATCTAAAGGTAATTACTACCCAACATTTTCCATCGAAGCGAGTCAAACGTGGCGTGATGACGCTGGTGGCGACCGAGGCAGTAGTGACGAAACCTTAGCTATGCTTCGCATGCGATACAACCTATATAACGGTGGTTCAGACAGCGATCTGTCTGAAAGAGCGGCTTACCAGCTCAACCAAGCCAAAGATCTGCGTGACAATGCTTTTCGTCAAGTTGAAGAAAGCCTTCGACTATCTTGGAGTGCATTGGATTTAACATTGCAACAAAAGAACTTTTTGGCAGACCACGTAGACTCAGCGTCTGAAACCGTCATTGCTTACGAGAAACAGTACCGCATTGGTCAACGAACCTTACTTGATTTACTTAATACAGAGAATGAGCTATTCGAAGCGAGAAAGGATTATTTAGATGCTCATTACGCTGAACAATACGCTAAGTATCGCGTAATGAACGCAACCGGCAATCTGCTTGACGCTTTGCTAGTAGACACACCTGAAGAGTGGACTGAGCGAGTGGAGTATTAA
- a CDS encoding OmpA family protein: MAFIPISAVIAEDEYDYINTPVANQISDLTDDDRDGVVNARDICPGTPSGAQVDNDGCGAALFEEEERQLRILFANDSYEINPIFSDQIQTMAEFLERYKSASIQIQGYASKVGTAEYNLELSKKRAHAVEDELLSYEIDPKRVTIVGYGDTRLESEGVDETSHALNRRVTATVVGLKEEVVEEWTIFSVIEK; encoded by the coding sequence ATGGCTTTCATCCCCATTAGCGCAGTGATTGCCGAAGACGAGTACGATTACATCAACACTCCTGTGGCGAACCAAATATCAGATCTCACTGATGACGATAGAGATGGTGTTGTCAATGCGCGAGATATCTGCCCCGGCACACCATCTGGCGCACAAGTGGACAACGATGGCTGTGGTGCGGCCCTGTTTGAAGAGGAGGAACGCCAACTTCGTATCTTATTTGCCAATGACTCTTATGAAATAAACCCTATTTTCTCAGATCAGATTCAAACAATGGCTGAGTTTTTAGAGCGCTATAAGTCAGCCTCAATTCAAATTCAAGGTTATGCCAGTAAGGTCGGCACGGCCGAATACAATCTAGAGCTGTCAAAGAAAAGAGCACATGCCGTAGAAGATGAGCTTTTGTCTTACGAGATAGATCCTAAGCGAGTAACCATCGTCGGTTATGGTGACACCCGCTTGGAGTCCGAAGGGGTAGATGAAACTTCCCATGCACTAAACCGACGCGTCACAGCCACTGTCGTCGGTTTGAAAGAAGAGGTAGTCGAAGAATGGACAATCTTCTCAGTTATTGAGAAGTAA
- the nhaA gene encoding Na+/H+ antiporter NhaA — MSDIIRDFFKLESAGGILLVIAAAIAMTIANTSLNDAYQGFLHTYVFGMSVSHWINDGLMAVFFLLIGLEVKRELLEGALKSKETAIFPAIAAVGGMVAPALVYLMFNYGDAQAVQGWAIPAATDIAFALGIMALLGKRVPVSLKVFLLALAIIDDLGVVVIIALFYTGDLSTTALAVGFAMTAALFMLNAKKVTKLTPYIIVGAILWFAVLKSGVHATLAGVVIGFAIPLKGNKGEHSPLKHMEHALHPYVAFGILPLFAFANAGISLEGVSMDGLTSMLPLGIALGLLVGKPLGIYSFSWIAVKSGVAKLPEGITFRHIFAVSVLCGIGFTMSIFISSLAFGPVNAEFDTYARLGILMGSTTAALLGYFLLHISLPKKSVSVESNAQVKSQH; from the coding sequence ATGAGTGATATTATTCGCGATTTTTTCAAATTAGAGTCTGCCGGAGGCATTCTACTAGTTATTGCTGCTGCAATCGCTATGACAATCGCAAACACCTCTCTTAACGATGCGTACCAAGGGTTTTTACACACTTATGTGTTTGGTATGTCGGTTTCACACTGGATCAACGATGGTTTGATGGCAGTCTTCTTCTTATTGATTGGTCTTGAAGTTAAGCGTGAGTTACTAGAAGGCGCTCTAAAATCAAAAGAAACCGCTATCTTCCCTGCCATTGCTGCTGTAGGTGGTATGGTTGCGCCGGCGTTGGTTTACTTGATGTTCAACTATGGTGACGCGCAAGCGGTTCAAGGTTGGGCAATTCCTGCTGCAACTGACATTGCTTTTGCATTGGGTATCATGGCGCTTCTTGGTAAGCGCGTACCTGTTAGCCTGAAAGTGTTCTTACTTGCTCTGGCGATTATTGATGACCTAGGTGTTGTTGTGATTATCGCGTTGTTCTACACAGGTGATTTATCTACTACCGCATTGGCAGTTGGCTTTGCAATGACCGCGGCACTGTTTATGCTCAACGCTAAGAAGGTGACCAAACTCACTCCATATATAATAGTTGGTGCTATCTTGTGGTTTGCGGTATTGAAGTCCGGTGTTCACGCAACACTAGCAGGCGTGGTGATCGGCTTTGCGATTCCTTTGAAAGGCAATAAAGGCGAGCATTCACCACTTAAGCATATGGAGCACGCACTTCACCCGTACGTTGCGTTTGGTATTCTTCCACTGTTCGCATTCGCTAACGCAGGTATTTCGTTAGAAGGCGTATCGATGGACGGTTTGACTTCAATGCTGCCACTTGGTATCGCGCTTGGTCTACTGGTTGGTAAGCCGCTTGGTATCTACTCATTTAGTTGGATTGCGGTGAAATCAGGTGTGGCTAAGCTGCCTGAAGGTATTACTTTCCGCCATATCTTCGCAGTCTCGGTGCTATGTGGTATTGGCTTTACGATGTCGATCTTTATCTCGTCGCTTGCCTTTGGCCCAGTGAACGCAGAATTTGATACCTACGCCCGATTGGGTATCTTGATGGGCTCGACCACAGCTGCTCTGTTAGGTTACTTCCTGCTGCACATCTCGCTGCCAAAGAAGAGCGTAAGTGTTGAGAGTAACGCACAGGTCAAATCTCAGCACTAA